Within Gammaproteobacteria bacterium, the genomic segment GTTCTTTTCGGAATTTTAGCAGCAATTTTAGGATTGGTTTTTTGGACTCATCAGCATCAGGCTAAGTTCTGGAAAAAGTTCTATAGTGTGGTTCCGGCACTATTATTGTGCTATTTTCTTCCTTCATTGTTAAATAGTTTTGGTCTTGTCGATGCTGAAAATTCAAAATTATATTATGTAGCTTCGCGTTATTTATTACCTGCAGCATTGGTTTTACTGACAATCAGTGTGGATTTGAAAGGAATTATACGTTTAGGTCCCAAAGCGGGCATCATGTTTTTAACAGGAACTTTGGGAATTATTATTGGTGGTCCGATTGCTTTTATTGCGGTTAAAGCGATTTCTCCGGAAACTTTTGCCGGATCGGCAGCCAACGACATTTGGAGAGGAATGACAACTCTTGCAGGAAGCTGGATTGGTGGTGGTGCTAATCAGGCGGCAATGAAAGAAATTTTTGCGGTTTCTGATGCTGCGTTTACGAAAATGATTGCAGTAGATGTGATTTGGGCAAATATATGGATGGCGACATTATTATTCATGTCACAACGAGCTAACAAAATTGATGCTAAAACCGGAGCAGACACTTCTGCTATTGAAAGAATCAAGCTAAAAATGGAAACATTCCAAACAGAGAATGCTCGTAAATTTAATTTGAATGACCTCATGTTTATTACAGCGGTTGCTTTTGTTGCAGTTGGTATCGGACATGCTTTTGCCAATTGGTTCGCACCATACATAAGCAATAATTATCCCGCTCTTAATAAACTATCACTTGGTTCTGCTTTTTTCTGGTTAGTTGTGATTTCAACGTTTATTGGAGTGATGCTTTCATTCACAAAAGCTCGAAAACTAGAAGGTGGAGGAGCTTCAGCCGTGGGTTCGGTTTTTATTTACATACTTGTTGCCACGATTGGATTGAAGATGGATGTGACACAAATATTTGATGACCCGGTTATATTTCTAATCGGTGGTATTTGGATATCTATTCATGCAATCTTATTGTTGGTTGTGGGCAAGCTAATTAAGGCTCCATTATTCTTCTTAGCTGTTGGCTCTCAAGCTAATGTTGGTGGCGCGGCTTCTGCTCCGGTTGTGGCATCGGCATTTCATCCGTCATTAGCTCCAGTAGGGGTCTTACTGGCAGTTTTTGGATATACGATTGGTACACTTGGAGCATGGTTTACAGGTATATTGCTGCAAATGGTTGCCGGATAACTATTTGGAATAGTGCAAACTTGAGTGAATTGTCCAAGTCGGTGTTATAATCAGCTTTTAAGGCATCGCTTTTGAGGAACAGAGATGACGAAAATTTCTGAAACAGCAAAGAAAAAAGGCATCTATCTACTGCCTAATTTATTTACCACCGGAGCGTTATTTGCCGGATATTATTCCATCATTGCATCTATCAATGGCAAATTTGAACTTGCAGCTATTTCTGTTTTCATTGCCGCATTACTGGATGGTTTGGATGGACGGGTTGCTCGTTTGACAAACACTCAAAGTGCTTTCGGTGAGCAGTATGACTCCTTATCAGATTTGATTTCATTTGGTTTGGCTCCTTCATTGCTGATGTATACTTGGTCGTTGAAGTCGTTGGCTGTGATTCATCCTGTCATGGGTAAAATTGGCTGGCTGGTTGCGTTTATTTACGCTGTTAGCGGCGCTTTGAGATTGGCACGTTTTAATGTACAGATTGGAACAGTTGATAAGGCTTATTTTCAGGGTTTGGCATCGCCAGCTGCTGCTGCTGTTGTTTGTTCCTTTGTCTGGGTTGCCGTTGATCATGAATTCACCGGTGAGTCGTTGAGGTTTGTCAGTCTGGCTGTGACACTTTGTGCCGGTTTGCTGATGGTTTCCAGGTTTCGCTATTATTCGTTTAAAACACTTCCTTTTAAAGAATCAGTCCCATTTGTTTGGATTTTAGTTTTGGTGTTGATTTTTGTATTACTGGCTTTAGCGCCGGCAAAAGTTTTATTTGTGGTATTTGGTCTTTATGCTTTGTCAGGACCAGTTATGACTTTATATGGATTGAGAAAAAAACGTAGCAAAAAATAATGAGCACCGATATTCTTCTGCAAAATCCCAGTGAAGAGTCAGCCGGAACGCTGAACCAGCTCAAACTTCTAGCGGATTTATCTCAGGCTTTTGTGGAGTCACTCAACATGGATGAAACGCTGAATATTGCTGTTGAGAAAATTTCTGATTACATGGATGCTGAGGCAGCTTCGGTTTTCCTTTACAACAAAGATAATAAAAAACTCGTCTGTCGTGCAAGTTTTGGACCGGTTGATATTAAAGGCATTGATGTCGATGTTCATGAAAGTATTGTTGGCAAAGCATTGAGCTCCGGGCAATGTCAACTCATCAAGGATGCCAAACAAGATGCGATGTATAATTGCAATGTCGATCAGTTAACAGGTTTTGAGACCAAATCGGTATTATGCACACCGTTAATTGTTGCCGGAAACAGTATCGGTGTTCTACAAGTTTTAAACAAGCAAACCGAAGTTTATTTTGATGAACGAGATCAGGATATTCTCAGATTATTGGCATCGCCGATTGCATTATCGATAAACAATGCCAGATTGACTTTAAGTTTAGTTGAACAGAATCGTCTGTTAAAAGAAATCACTTTAGCTCGTCGATTGCAACGCTCACTTTTACCGGCTCGGAAGAAACCACCTTTCCCGATTGTTGGCACGAATGTTCCGGCTTTTGAAGTGTCCGGGGACTTTTATGATTATTTTTCTCTTGGTGATGATTGTGTCGGATTTGTTGTTGGTGACGTTTCCGGAAAAGGTTTGGATGCATCAATGCTAATGGTTCGGGCCAGTAGCTTGTTGCGCTGGATTGGCAAAGACAGGCTTTCTCCGTCCAAATGGTTGCGAAAAGCCAACCGAGAATTGTGCGAGAATGCATCAAGAGGAATGTTTGTCTGTGCCGCTGCCGGATATTTTTATCCAAAAGAAGATAAGGTGGTTTGGTCAAATGCAGGGTTACCACCGGCGATTCATAAGTGTTCAGAAACAGGAATTCATACATGGAAAGCAGAGGCGCCACCTTTGGGGATTGATGCGGATATGGAGTTTCCGGAACAACAAACCATATTAGGAAAAGGAGGCTTGTACTTTCTCACGGATGGTCTAACCGATGCTAGGCTTGAGAATAATCAACAACTCGGAATAGATGGGTTAATTGATTACATCAGCACGATTCAGGCCGACTCTGCCGAAGTCAGGGTCGGTAAAATCATTACCTTCGTTCGCAGACAACAACTGCTTGATGATGCAACGCTATTACTGATTGAAAAAAGGGATCATTTGCAGGAAAAATTCATTGACTCTATCAGTTTTGAAGCTGATCCGGCGAATTTAAAAATGGTTAGATCCAAAGTATCTGAAATCGTAGTTAACCTCGGTTTTAGCAAAGTAACCGAACAACAGTTGGTCCTTTGTATTGATGAAGCAGTCACCAATGTTTACCGACATGCCTACAACAATGACTGTCAGGGAAAAGTGGATTTATCATTCAAACTTCAAAATAACACTCTGGTTTTCTATCTCAGAGACTATGCATCGTTGGTTTATGATAATTCAGTCAAGCCTCGTGACTTAACTCAAACTCGCCCCGGAGGACTGGGAATAAACATTATTGACAGCGTTATGGACTCTTGGGAGTTTGCCACTCCAAAAGATGGGTACGGAAACTTGTTGATAATGAAAAAAGAACTGGATTACTGTTGCTCTTGAGTTTCTGAGATAAAAACTTCCCGTTCTAATAATTTTACGAATCATCATAGATTGAATTCAAAAATATATCAAGGTATTAAATTCCTATAAAAGCATAAAAAACCAATAAAAAGTATTTATAAATTCAAAAAATTCTTGCCATTTTAAACACTTAACTGAATAATTCGCGAACTTTTTTTCACCGTAAAAAGGTGATTTCTATTTTTGGGGGAAACCCAGGAGGAATGCGGAAGAAAGATATATAATCTTCCGGCTTGTTTTTTTCATAGTAGCTTCTTTGTTGCTATGACGTTTTTTGGAGTAGAATACCATGTCAAAAAACAGAATCATCAATACAGTTCATGCTGTAGAAGAGTCTAAATCAAATCATTTTTTTAAAGAAAGTGCGGCTAAAACCTGGCCTCACCATCATCAAGTCATTGATGACAAACGTCTCGATCATTTTATCAAACGGAATGGCAAAGTTTATGCCGGCACACATATCATCGTTGATTTGTGGGGAGCCAGTCGTCTTGATGAATTGGAGCATATGGAAAACGCTATGAGAGAAGCGGTGGAACTTTCTAAAGCAACACTTTTACATATCCATCTTCATCATTTTTCTCCAAACGGAGGAATTTCGGGTGTTGCAGTTCTGGCAGAATCACATATCAGTGTGCACACATGGCCGGAAACGAATTACGCAGCATTTGATGTATTTATGTGTGGTGATGCTGAGCCGGAGCAGGCTGTGTTTGTTTTTAACAAATACTTTCAGCCTGAAAAATTCAACGTCAGAAATATCAGACGCGGAGAGGTTCAATGAACCAGCCCAAATACTTGGAAACATTATATCCAAGTTGGGGACAACAATTTGTGATGAATGAGGTTCTGTTTGAATATCAGACAGAACATCAGCATTTGGTGATTTTTAAGAATCAGCAATGGGGAACAGTTATGGCTCTTGACGGAGTCATACAAACCACTGAAAAAGATGAATTTATTTATCACGAAACGATGACACATGTTCCAATGCTATCTCATCCAAATCCACAAAAGGTACTTATCATAGGCGGTGGTGACGGCGGAATTCTTCGTGAAGTTCTTAAACATAACTCTGTAGAACGAGTGGTTCAAGTTGAGATTGACTCGGCTGTGATTGATATGTGTAAGAAATACTTTCCGAATCATTCTCAAGGAGCTTATGATAATCCCAAAGTGGAGATTATCATTGATGACGGCTTGAATTTTGTTGCCAATTGTTCAGAGAAATTTGATGTGATTATCTCAGATTCCACAGATCCGATTGGACCAGGTGAATCTCTGTTTACCTCTGATTTTTACGATGGAGTTAGAAACTGTTTAAATCATGAAGGTGTTTTTGTGGCGCAAAATGGTGTGTCTTTCATGCAATTGGATGAGGTGAAAACAACCAAAAAAAGATTAGGAAGTTATTTCGATGAAGTGACTTTTTATTCGGCATCCATTCCAACTTATGTTGGTGGAATTATGACATTTGCATGGGCAACAAATAACTCAGATCTGAGAAAAATTACCTTGCAGGAAATTGAAAGCCGATTTGAGAGATCAGAATTGAATTGCAAATATTACAATCCTTCAATTCATTTTGGAAGTTTTGCGTTACCACAATATATTCATCGGGCTTTGGAGGTGAAATCATGACAATCGAACTCCAATTTGCAACTCAAGAAAAAATTTCAACAGTTTTCTCTGGTGATGATGAAAAACAGCAATTATTGGGTTTGGCAAAAACTCACGGGACACCCTTGTTTGTTATTCGTGAAAATAAACTGATTAAACAGTATCAAGCGATTAAAAAAGCCCTACCAAATGTAACAATGCATTATGCTATCAAGGCATTGGCAGATAAAAATGTATTGAAAAGTCTGAATTCTCAAGGTTGTAGTTTTGATATTGCGACCAATGGAGAAATTGAGCTGTTGAAAGAATGTGACATTAAGGCGAATAAGTGCATTCATACTCATCCAATAAAAAAACACGAAGATATACAAGGGGCTTTAGATTACGGTTGCAATATTTTTGTCGTTGATAATATGATTGAGTTGGAAAAATTTTCAGCTTATAAGGATGTCGCAGAAATTATTATCAGAATCAAATTCAGCAATCATTCTGCAGTCGTTGACTTGGGTAAGAAGTTTGGTTGTGAAATCCATGACTTAGAATTGATGATTGAAAAAGCCAATGAACTTGGTATAAAGGTTGTTGGTTTGTCTTTTCATATTGGTTCGCAAACTGTTTTTCCTACTGCACATGGAGAGGCAGTGAAACACAGTATTCAATTATTGAAAAAATTTAATCAAGTCGACTGGAAAATACTGGATATCGGTGGTGGTTTCCCCATAGAATACGACTCTTCGGTACTGGATATATATTCTTACTGTGAACCTGTCAGAGAAGCTCTGAAATTAGTTCCAAAGAATATCAGAGTTATTGCTGAACCGGGAAGATATTTGGTTGGTCCGATTGCTCAACATGTTATTTCAATTGTGGGCAAATCGAAAAGAGATGACAAGGTTTGGTATTATGCTGATGATGGTTTGTATGGTGCATTTAGCGGACAGTTGTTTGATCATGCAAAGTATCCATTGACAGTACTGAATGATAACTATGATAACGATGTTCATTATCCCAGTGTGGTTGCAGGACCAACATGCGATAGTATTGATGTTATAGATGAAGAAATAATGTTACCGGATTTGCAAGTTGGGGATTTATTACTGGCTGAACAAATTGGTGCATATTCGGTGGCTTCTTCTACAGAGTTCAATCTTTGTAAAAGACCAAAAACGGTTTTTATTGAAAAATAAAAACATTTTTCTTTCTTGATTTCTTTGGGAGGATGCATGAAGGAAGAAAATTTAATTGTATTTCAGTGTGCTTGTTGTGATTTCAAATTCAAAAAAACACTGGAATGGCTGGAAAATAAAGAGAGTCTTCGTTGTTCCTGTGGGGAGCAGCTGGATATTGATGAATTATTGTTCGAAATTTATACCAGCCCCGACGAAAAAAAATATATTATTTACCAGAAGTAATTTATCAAACGTTAAACGGCACGGTTGTTTATGACAGTGCCGTTTAACGTAGTATTATCAATTTCTAAGTTTTTTTTATATTCGAATCAGTCTTTATTTGAAAGGTTGAATTGTTTGCCCTTGGCAAAAAATTCAGTTAATCTATAGCTTAACAATAGGGAAAGATTCATGGCAAAAAACAAAACACAATATATCTGTACGCAGTGCTCATCCATACATAACAAATGGGCCGGTCAATGCTCGGATTGCGGAGAGTGGAATTGTTTGGAAGAAACAGTTATTCAAGCATTAAGCAGTCCTAAAACCTCAAGATTCAGCACCTACGCAGGCGATGCCGGTGGGAAAAAAATTCAAAAACTGGGATCTGTCAAATTTCAGGAAAATATTCGCACCAGCACGAAAATTCGAGAACTGGACAGAGTTTTGGGTGGAGGTTTAGTTCATGGTTCAGTGGTGTTAATCGGTGGTGATCCGGGGATAGGAAAATCAACACTGATGTTGCAAGTCACCGCTACCATGCCGGAGAGTTTGAAAACCTTGTATGTGACTGGTGAAGAATCTTTATCACAAATCAGTATGCGTGCCCAAAGATTGGGTCTCAGTGCGACCGATTTGGATTGTATGGCTGAAACTTCGGTCGAGCAAATTATTAATCAGGCACTCACTCATAAGCCACATCTCATGGTGATTGATTCCATTCAAACGCTTTATACCGAGAATCTCAGCTCGATTCCCGGTTCTATATCACAGGTGAAAGAATGCGCCGCTCAGTTGGTTCGTTTTGCCAAGCAGAATAATACATCAATCATTTTTGTTGGTCATGTCACCAAAGAGGGTGGAATCGCAGGACCGAGAGTCTTAGAACACATGGTAGATACAGTTTTGTATTTTGAAAGTGATGGTAATAGTCGTTATCGGGTTCTCAGAGCACTAAAAAACCGCTTTGGAGCCGTCAATGAAATTGGTGTTTTTGCGATGACGGAAAAAGGCGTGCAGGAAGTTGAAAATCCATCAGCAATTTTTCTTACCGAGCACGAGTCTGGAAAACCGGGAAGTGTAGTGATGGTCGCTCGAGAAGGAACCCGACCATTACTGGTTGAGGTTCAGGCACTGGCTGATCAAAGTCCTTTAGGCAACCCTAGAAGACTGACAGTTGGACTCGATCATAACCGCTTGGCAATGTTGTTAGCAGTTTTACATCGAATGTGTCATTTACCAATTCACGACCATGATATTTTTATGAATGTGGTTGGTGGTATCAAAGTGACTGAAACCGCAGCTGATCTGGCAATTGTTATGGCAGTGGTTTCGAGTTTTAGAAATCGTTATTTACCGAAAGGAACGGTCGTCTTCGGTGAAATAGGTTTAACCGGTGAAATCAGACCTGTATTTAACGGAGAAGACCGATTGAAAGAAGCAGCCAATCATGGTTTTAAACATGCAATTGTTCCTAAAGGTAACATCGGTGGCTGGACTAAAAATTTAAAAATAAAAGTCACAGCAGTGGATAATATCAGCCAAATTCTGGATTATATCTGATGCAGGAAAAATTGCAGAACGAGCGCATTGTTCTCCAAAGATTCAAATTTGGTGATGAGCAATTGATTTATCAGGCGATTAAAAACTCTTACAATGAAATATCACCTTGGCTGGACTGGTTGACACCTCATTACAGCATCAAAAATGCCGGAGATTTTGTCCGTTTTCAGGTGCAGAATTGGAATGAAGATGTTGAATACACATACACGATAAGAAACAGAAACAATGACTTCATCGGTGTCATTGGTTTGCATGTTTTTGACAATAACAATGATGTTGCCAGTATTGGTTATTGGGTTGACAGTAGATACACTCGCAAGGGATTTTGTTCGGATGCGGTTCAATTGTTGGTTCAAAATGCTATGCCGCAGCTAAATTTAATCCGCGTCGAAATTATTGTGGCTTTGAATAATCACGCCAGCCAAAGAGTTGCAGAAAAAGCGGGTGCTTGTTTTGAAGCGATATTAAAAAACCGCATACGAATTCGTGGATTACCTGTTGATGCCAAAGTTTTTGCGTTTACAAATCCAGCTTGACTTGATAAATTCGGCTCAAGCCATTCTCTATTGAGTTAAAAGTTTGTAATAATTGTCCAATGTTGATGAATTCGGTCTTGTCAAAATTCTTCCTGCGACTGGTGAAATATAATACCTGATTCTCTTCATCAACAAACGGACAGTAGTCCATCTGCATTGAGTTCACTTTATTACTCAGATTTATTGCTTGACTCCAATTGCCGTCAGAATCCTTCCTGGAAATATATAAATCGCCACTACCCAGACTATCGGCACGTTTATATGCACCAAAAATCAGATATCTTTCATCTTTGGAAACATAGGCATTATACTCATCGCCATCGGTATTGATTTCTGAACCCAAAGAATAAGATTTTTGGAAAACTCCATCTTTAAACTCGCTGAAATAAATATCATCCTTGCCTTTGGAATCCGATTTATTTGCGGTGAAATATAAATTCCCGGACTTCGTCAGCGAAGGATAAAACTCATTTCCTTCAGAGTTGACTTGCGAGCCTAAATTTTCCGGTTGCGACCAAGCAGATGTTAAATCTTTTCTTGATACAACCCAAAGATCATAGTCTTTATCATTGTCATTATCATTTTCAGGTCGGTTGGAAGCAAAATACAAACTCAATCCATCATGAGTGATAAAAGGCTCTAAATCGTGATATTTTCCCGAAAATGAAGCGACTTGAGGATTTCTCCAGGCATCATTGTTTTTTTCAACTTGAACAATCACCGAAAGGTCACCCAAAGGACTTTGAGCCGAAAACCATGCTTGATTCTGAAAAACAGTGAAATCCCTAATATTGGTGAATTGTTGAGAGAGTTCAGGAAGCACAGGCAAAACCTGTGCTTGAGCGTGTAAAAAAATCGAAGTGATAAGTAAAAATAAATATTTCATACACTTATAACTTTTTAACGGGATAAAAGTTACAGATTATTTAGAAACAACCACCATTGCCGGTCTGACTAGGCGGCCATTGAGAATATAACCTTTCTGGAAAACATCAACAACCGTGTTGGGTTCTAATTCCGGATTTGGAATTTGAGTCATGGCTTCATGAAATTCCGGGTTGAATTTTTCACCGGCAGGATTGATGACTTCGACACCGTTTTCCTTGAGGACTTTTAACAAGACTTTTTGTGTCATTTCTGTCCCTTCAATCATTTGTTCGGCAGTCACTTCGCAATTGTCATCTTTACCAACTTCAAGTGCTTTATCCATGCTATCAGCCACCGGAATCAAAGCTTTGGCAAATTTATCCAGTGAATATTTACGCAGGTTATCCAACTCGCGTTCGTTGCGTTTGCGCATGTTCTCCATTTCCGCATGCATACGTACCAGTTCTTCTTTGAGTTTTTCAATTTCGCTATTGACTTCGGCAACATCCTCAGCTTCTTTTTCTTCTGCCTGCTGAAGTTCTTCCTTGAGTTCTTCCACTTCTTGTTCTAATTCAACATCTTTTTTTTCAGTTTCTTCAGTCATATTGGTAATTCTCATAAATACAGATACAATAACACAGCGTAATATAATGTCCGTATGATATTTTTCAATGCTGAAATCACTTTTTATCAAAAATTATGTCCTGATTAATCAACTGGATTTGGACTTTGCCGAAGGTTTCCACGTTTTTACCGGAGAAACCGGGGCAGGGAAGTCCATTATTGTTGGTGCATTGTCTTTGTTGTTAGGAAATCGAGCTGATTATTCGGTTATCAGAGACAAGGAAAAGTCCTGTGAAATCAGTGCGTTATTTGATATCAGAAATAACCAGGAAGTAAAAAATTGGCTCAACGAACAGGAAATTGAACACGATAATGAACTGGAATGTCGCAGAGTGATTACTGCGGATGGACGCTCGAAATCGTGGATTAATTCCCGGCCATGCACCATCAACAGCTTAAAAGATTTAGGTGGCTTTTTGGTACAAATTCATGGACAACACGATCAAATCAAACTCAATAATGCTAAATATCAGCTGGCAACTATTGATGAAACCGGTGGATATGAAACCCTTTTAAATCAAATTTCACAGATTTATTCAAACTGGAAAAAGATTCAATCTCAACTGGATGATATAAAATTGGCAGGAGCACTTAATGAATCTGAAAGTCAGTTATTAACCTATCAATTTGAAGAACTTTGCCAACTCAATTTATCTGAAAATGAACTCGATGAATTACATTCACAGCAAAAAATGCTGACCAATGCCGTCGATACCATCAGCGAGTTGGAGCGGTCATTGGATTTGGTTTCCGGAGAGCATTCGTCCAATGTATCATCCGGAGTAGCAAAAATAATCAACACACTGGCAGATATCAAAGGTCTGGATTTATCCGAAATCATGAGTATGCTCGATGAAATCAGCATCAA encodes:
- a CDS encoding GNAT family N-acetyltransferase; translated protein: MQEKLQNERIVLQRFKFGDEQLIYQAIKNSYNEISPWLDWLTPHYSIKNAGDFVRFQVQNWNEDVEYTYTIRNRNNDFIGVIGLHVFDNNNDVASIGYWVDSRYTRKGFCSDAVQLLVQNAMPQLNLIRVEIIVALNNHASQRVAEKAGACFEAILKNRIRIRGLPVDAKVFAFTNPA
- the grpE gene encoding nucleotide exchange factor GrpE, with protein sequence MTEETEKKDVELEQEVEELKEELQQAEEKEAEDVAEVNSEIEKLKEELVRMHAEMENMRKRNERELDNLRKYSLDKFAKALIPVADSMDKALEVGKDDNCEVTAEQMIEGTEMTQKVLLKVLKENGVEVINPAGEKFNPEFHEAMTQIPNPELEPNTVVDVFQKGYILNGRLVRPAMVVVSK
- the radA gene encoding DNA repair protein RadA; translated protein: MAKNKTQYICTQCSSIHNKWAGQCSDCGEWNCLEETVIQALSSPKTSRFSTYAGDAGGKKIQKLGSVKFQENIRTSTKIRELDRVLGGGLVHGSVVLIGGDPGIGKSTLMLQVTATMPESLKTLYVTGEESLSQISMRAQRLGLSATDLDCMAETSVEQIINQALTHKPHLMVIDSIQTLYTENLSSIPGSISQVKECAAQLVRFAKQNNTSIIFVGHVTKEGGIAGPRVLEHMVDTVLYFESDGNSRYRVLRALKNRFGAVNEIGVFAMTEKGVQEVENPSAIFLTEHESGKPGSVVMVAREGTRPLLVEVQALADQSPLGNPRRLTVGLDHNRLAMLLAVLHRMCHLPIHDHDIFMNVVGGIKVTETAADLAIVMAVVSSFRNRYLPKGTVVFGEIGLTGEIRPVFNGEDRLKEAANHGFKHAIVPKGNIGGWTKNLKIKVTAVDNISQILDYI
- a CDS encoding SpoIIE family protein phosphatase codes for the protein MSTDILLQNPSEESAGTLNQLKLLADLSQAFVESLNMDETLNIAVEKISDYMDAEAASVFLYNKDNKKLVCRASFGPVDIKGIDVDVHESIVGKALSSGQCQLIKDAKQDAMYNCNVDQLTGFETKSVLCTPLIVAGNSIGVLQVLNKQTEVYFDERDQDILRLLASPIALSINNARLTLSLVEQNRLLKEITLARRLQRSLLPARKKPPFPIVGTNVPAFEVSGDFYDYFSLGDDCVGFVVGDVSGKGLDASMLMVRASSLLRWIGKDRLSPSKWLRKANRELCENASRGMFVCAAAGYFYPKEDKVVWSNAGLPPAIHKCSETGIHTWKAEAPPLGIDADMEFPEQQTILGKGGLYFLTDGLTDARLENNQQLGIDGLIDYISTIQADSAEVRVGKIITFVRRQQLLDDATLLLIEKRDHLQEKFIDSISFEADPANLKMVRSKVSEIVVNLGFSKVTEQQLVLCIDEAVTNVYRHAYNNDCQGKVDLSFKLQNNTLVFYLRDYASLVYDNSVKPRDLTQTRPGGLGINIIDSVMDSWEFATPKDGYGNLLIMKKELDYCCS
- a CDS encoding type III PLP-dependent enzyme, producing the protein MTIELQFATQEKISTVFSGDDEKQQLLGLAKTHGTPLFVIRENKLIKQYQAIKKALPNVTMHYAIKALADKNVLKSLNSQGCSFDIATNGEIELLKECDIKANKCIHTHPIKKHEDIQGALDYGCNIFVVDNMIELEKFSAYKDVAEIIIRIKFSNHSAVVDLGKKFGCEIHDLELMIEKANELGIKVVGLSFHIGSQTVFPTAHGEAVKHSIQLLKKFNQVDWKILDIGGGFPIEYDSSVLDIYSYCEPVREALKLVPKNIRVIAEPGRYLVGPIAQHVISIVGKSKRDDKVWYYADDGLYGAFSGQLFDHAKYPLTVLNDNYDNDVHYPSVVAGPTCDSIDVIDEEIMLPDLQVGDLLLAEQIGAYSVASSTEFNLCKRPKTVFIEK
- the pssA gene encoding CDP-diacylglycerol--serine O-phosphatidyltransferase, with product MTKISETAKKKGIYLLPNLFTTGALFAGYYSIIASINGKFELAAISVFIAALLDGLDGRVARLTNTQSAFGEQYDSLSDLISFGLAPSLLMYTWSLKSLAVIHPVMGKIGWLVAFIYAVSGALRLARFNVQIGTVDKAYFQGLASPAAAAVVCSFVWVAVDHEFTGESLRFVSLAVTLCAGLLMVSRFRYYSFKTLPFKESVPFVWILVLVLIFVLLALAPAKVLFVVFGLYALSGPVMTLYGLRKKRSKK
- a CDS encoding DUF819 family protein, whose protein sequence is MNEHNIPLIQSDAVLFGILAAILGLVFWTHQHQAKFWKKFYSVVPALLLCYFLPSLLNSFGLVDAENSKLYYVASRYLLPAALVLLTISVDLKGIIRLGPKAGIMFLTGTLGIIIGGPIAFIAVKAISPETFAGSAANDIWRGMTTLAGSWIGGGANQAAMKEIFAVSDAAFTKMIAVDVIWANIWMATLLFMSQRANKIDAKTGADTSAIERIKLKMETFQTENARKFNLNDLMFITAVAFVAVGIGHAFANWFAPYISNNYPALNKLSLGSAFFWLVVISTFIGVMLSFTKARKLEGGGASAVGSVFIYILVATIGLKMDVTQIFDDPVIFLIGGIWISIHAILLLVVGKLIKAPLFFLAVGSQANVGGAASAPVVASAFHPSLAPVGVLLAVFGYTIGTLGAWFTGILLQMVAG
- the speD gene encoding adenosylmethionine decarboxylase, with amino-acid sequence MSKNRIINTVHAVEESKSNHFFKESAAKTWPHHHQVIDDKRLDHFIKRNGKVYAGTHIIVDLWGASRLDELEHMENAMREAVELSKATLLHIHLHHFSPNGGISGVAVLAESHISVHTWPETNYAAFDVFMCGDAEPEQAVFVFNKYFQPEKFNVRNIRRGEVQ
- the speE gene encoding polyamine aminopropyltransferase — protein: MNQPKYLETLYPSWGQQFVMNEVLFEYQTEHQHLVIFKNQQWGTVMALDGVIQTTEKDEFIYHETMTHVPMLSHPNPQKVLIIGGGDGGILREVLKHNSVERVVQVEIDSAVIDMCKKYFPNHSQGAYDNPKVEIIIDDGLNFVANCSEKFDVIISDSTDPIGPGESLFTSDFYDGVRNCLNHEGVFVAQNGVSFMQLDEVKTTKKRLGSYFDEVTFYSASIPTYVGGIMTFAWATNNSDLRKITLQEIESRFERSELNCKYYNPSIHFGSFALPQYIHRALEVKS